The Gloeocapsa sp. DLM2.Bin57 genome contains the following window.
AAATAAGGACGCGATTCATCTCACGCTTATTTGAGAAAATAAAGCTTGAGGCTTCTCGCGGTTAAGCTAAAACGCGATCGCTCACATCTTATCCATTGATGAAAGCGATCGCGTAATTTATTGAGAATGATGAAAACGAATTCCTAGAAAAATATCATAAAGAAAACCCCAGAAGTTTTTAGCTTGAAGTAACCCTAGAGATTGATCACAACCTTTAGCGTCTAGGAGTGGTTTAGTCGCATAATAAGCTGTTTGATATTTATACCAAGGAATGGAGGGCCAAAGGTGATGGATTAAATGATAATTTTGTCCACAAATCAGAATATTGAGCAATCTACCAGGATAAACTCGGGAATTTTTCCAGCGATCGCGTTCTTGAAAAGGACGATGAGGTAGATAATCAAAAAATAGACCTAAAGCCAATCCTACCACCAAAGCGGGGGAAAACCAATAATTTAAAACATAACCGAGAAAACCATATTGAACACTCAAAAACACCACGGTAAATAAGAATAACCGACTAAAAAACCATTCCCATAACTCATTTTTTTGCCAGAGACGTCTTTTAAAGAAATAAATCTCATGATAGAAAAAACGCGCGGCGATTAACCAGAGAGGACCACCAGTGGAGACGAAATGATCAGGGTCATTTTTAGGATCATTGACGTGTGCGTGGTGTTGGAGATGAACACGAGTAAAGACAGGAAAAGCAAACCCCAACATTAAAGCGCTGCCATGTCCAAGAATAGCATTAAGAGTGCGGTTGCGATGAGCACTATTGTGGGAAGCGTCGTGAATAATTGTTCCTGCTAGGTGTAAAGCTAGTACAGTACAGAAAAAACAGCACCAGTGATACCAATTCCACAGCCAATAACCACAAACAGAAAAGATAATTAGGGCGATCGCGCTGATAAACATTAAGACGTTGATATTCATTCCCCCGTGGGGCTTAAGTAGCTCTCTGGGGACGCTTGGCAACGGTTGCGCCAATTGCATCGTTTTATAATCTCCTTTTTAACTTAATTAGCTTAACATAAAGATTTGTAAAGGTTATTATCTCATATTGGGTGGTTTTCGTGTCCAATTGCTTGATTAAGATGGCTAAACCCTTTGGCTTCCATACGCTGTACCAATCCTTGCAGAATCTCTTTTACCAGCCAAGGACCTTGATAAATCCAACCCGTATAAACTTGTAATAAACTTGCTCCGGCGCTAATTTTTGCCCAAGCATCCTCAGGGGTAAAAATCCCTCCTACACCAATAATGGGTAATTTTCCTTGGGTTTGTTGCCAAATAAAGCGGATAATCTCTGTAGAACGTTCTTTTAATGGTAAACCACTGATACCCCCCGCTTCTTCTGTGATGGGATTACCGTTAATTATTTGAGTCTTTAAACCACTTTTGTTAATCGTAGTATTAGTAGCCACTAAGCCCGCTAATTGGTATTGTTGAGCTAGATTAATAATAGCGCTAATCTCTTCTAATTCTAAATCTGGGGAAATTTTCACTAAAATAGGGTGTCTTCCTTGGTTTTCCTCGACAAGAGTAGCAATAATCCCCTCTAATTGTGCTGTAGCTTGGAGCGATCGCAGTCCAGGAGTATTAGGAGAACTCACATTGACCACAAAATAATTAGCACAGTCACGAAAATAACGGAAACTCCCTAAATAATCTTCTGCTGCATCTTCTAAAGGGGTGATCTTAGATTTACACAAGTTAATCCCGATAGGAATACTCGGCGAGACTTGGGTTAATCTTTGGGCTATTACTTGCGCACCTTGATTATTAGCACCCATACGATTGAGAGTAGCCTTATCTAGGGGTAAACGAAACATCCGCGGTGGGGGGTTTCCTGGTTGAGGATGAAGAGTTACCGCACCTAATTCAGCGAAACCAAAGCCAAAATTTGACCACATTCGCGCTACTACTCCATCTTTATCAAAACCTGGAGCTAACCCAAAGGGGTTGCTAAATTGTAAACCCCATAATTGTTGCTCTAAACGACTATCTTGATAACAAAAGGATTCCCTCAGTTGTGTTTCTAACCATTTTCCCCAAGAGCGATCGCGATTATGATCTACTTTAACTAGTAACTCTAGTAACCGTTGATGCGCAGCTTCTGGGTTATGCTTTAACAAGGAAAAAAACAAAGGGTAAATTGGTTTAGTTAAATTTAACAAGTAATTACTCCTAACTTGACATTCTGTTAAACTAAGTATAAATTTTTGTGTGAGGAGATTCTATGGCTATACAATGGGAACAAGCTCTTGGAGTAGGTACATATATCTTAAAACAACGTCTGCAAGGTCGTAAACGTTTTCCCCTGGTTTTAATGTTAGAGCCTCTTTTCCGTTGTAATTTGGCTTGTTCTGGTTGTGGTAAAATTCAACATCCCACAGAGATACTCAGAAAAAATTTAACACCAGAGGAGTGTTTTAACGCAGTAGAAGAGTGTGGCGCGCCTGTAGTGTCTATTCCTGGAGGTGAGCCTCTCTTACACCCCCAAATAGATGAAATCGTTGAAGGTTTGGTAGCGCGCAAAAAATTTGTTTATTTATGCACTAATGGTATTCTCTTAGAAAAGAGTCTCTCTAAATTTGAACCTTCACCCTATCTCACCTTTAGTGTACATCTTGATGGTTTGCAAGAATGGCACGATCGATGCGTCGATCGCCAAGGCGTTTTTGACGTTGCGGTAAAAGCGATTCGCACTGCTAAAGCTAAGGGTTTTCGTGTTACTACTAATACTACCGTATTTGATGGTGTAGATCCTCAACAAATGCAGGAGTTTTTTGATTTTGTCCAAGGTTTAGGAGTCGATGGTATGATGATCTCTCCTGGGTATAGTTACGAATGGGCACCTGATCAAGAACATTTCTTAAATCGTGAGCAAACTAGAGCTTTATTCAGACAAATTCTCCAACCCTGGAAAAGTGGGCAAAAAAATTGGAATTTTAACCACAATCCCCTCTTTCTAGATTTTCTTCTCGGTGAAAAAGAATATGATTGTACACCTTGGGGTAGTCCTAGTTATAGCGTCTTGGGTTGGCAAAAACCCTGTTATCTACTCAATGAAGGATATTATCGCACTTTTAAAGAGTTACTAGAGGAAACTAATTGGGATAACTATGGACAAGCTTCGGGTAACCCTAAATGCGCTAATTGTATGGTACACTGTGGTTATGAACCTACAGCAGCTGTAGATGCACTCCAACCTACTAATATGGGGAGAGCAATTTCTAGTCTGTTTAGCTAATTTTTACTAGTCAACGGTGGTATTTATACCACCTTATTTTTAAAAAACAAAAAGGCATTCAGGTAAGAGGGAAAAGGGAAAAGGTAAGAGGGAAAAGGTAAGAGTAGTATTTTATATATAAAAAATAAATCCGAAATCCTAACACCCCACACCTAAAACCTAATACCTAACACCTTCCTACGAACTCACTGGTAAAAAAGAGGAGGTGAATCTTGACAGAGAGTAATAGAGGCGATCGCCAGGAATTAAGAGAAATAGTTAGAGAGCAGTTACAGATTCTACTGGAAAAAAATAATTACCAAGGTGCTAAGTCTCTTCTGATACCTGTTCAACCCGTAGATATAGCTGAAGCAATCGAAGGTTTACCAGAATCCATGCAGGCGATCGCTTTTCGCTTATTACCTAAAATCGTAGCGATCGATGTTTATGAACATCTAGATTCTAGCGTACAATTCTCTCTTTTACAAAAGTTTAAACATCAGGAAGTCCTCGATATCGTTGATCAGATGTCTCCTGACGATCGCGCTAAATTATTCGATGAATTACCCGCGAAGGTTGTAGGTCGTCTCTATACTCAACTTAGTCCTAGAGAAAGGGAAGCTACCGCTCTCTTGTTAGGATATGATGAGCATACAGCGGGTCGAATTATGACACCTGAGTATATCTCTCTTAAGGAAAACTTAACCGCAGCACAAGCGATAGAAAGGATTCGGGGCTTAGCTAGTACTTCTGAAGTAGTTTATTATATTTATGTTATTGATGTTTCTCGTCATTTGGTGGGAACATTGTCTTTGCGAGATTTAGTCATCGCTTTACCTGAGCAGAGATTAAATGAGATTATGACCACAGATTTAGTCTCAGTAGAAACAGATACGGATCAAGAGGAGGTAGGAAGACTAATTCAACGTTACGATTTATTAGCTCTTCCCGTAGTGGATCACGAAAAACGTTTAGTGGGGGTAGTAACCGTAGATGACATTCTCGATATCCTCCAACAAGAAGCTACCGAAGATATTTACGCACTCGGTGGTTTACAATCTGATAAAGATAATTACTTTCAACTTAATTTACTGACAGTAGCTCGTAAACGGGTAACTTTGTTGTTCGTTTTGTTACTGATTAATACGATTACGGCAACTATAATTAATTCTCAACAAGATTTTTTACAACAAGCAGTAGCTTTAACAGCCTTTATACCCTTATTAATTGGTACAGGGGGTAGTGTGGGTGCACAATCTTCGACGGTGGTAATTAGGGGGTTAAATACCGAACAAATTAAAGCGCTCGGTACTACTCAAGTTATTTTGCGTGAAGCTTTAGCAGGTGCTTTACTAGGTTTGGTTTTGGGGAGTGTGGCTACAGTATGGGCTTATTTTTTACAAGGAAACTTGATGGTCGCTTTTTCTGTGGGAATAAGTTTAGTGGCGATCGCTATTTTAGCTTCTGTATCTGGTTCATGTTTACCATTTTTATTTCGTACCTTTGGTTTTGATCCCGCTTTGATGTCTGCTCCTTTTATTACTACTGCTGTAGATGTTTTAGGTGTGCTAATCTATTTTCAAATTGCGAAAACTATTTTACATTTAGGTTAAAGATTAATTATGAAAGCAGTAAAGTTACATTGGTTAGATCTTGCTGAATATCTAATTCTTCTTTCGACTGTGATTGGGTTAATAATTTATTTGTTTTTTGACAGATTAATCTGGTTTTTAGTTTTGACTGTATTAAGTCTGACGTTAAATCTAGTTAACCGGTTAAGATACCGATATAAAACTAACCAAAAAATAGCTAGTTCTCTAAAAAGATTAAATCAAGATAGTTTAGATATAAATATCAACAAAATTAATCAAACAGAAGACAGTTTAGAACAGATAAACTTAATTGAACAAGGGCTGAATAAAATCATTAAATATCTAGAAGATAATCGTTTAATAGAAAGAATAAGTAGTCTAGAAAATCAACAACAAACTGTCTTAAAATCAGAAAAGAATAGCAAAGAAACTAAAGCAACTATCTTAAACAACTCTCATACAAAAATAAATTGTAATTATGAACTAATCAACAGCATACAAGGTCATGAAGATGCTGTGACTAGTTTAGTGATTAATAATCAAGAAAACTGGTTATTTAGTGTCAGTTGGGATAAAACCTTGAAGATGTGGAACTTAAAAACGGGAGAACTAATTGATAGTCTCGAAGCACATAATCAAGGGATATTA
Protein-coding sequences here:
- a CDS encoding beta-carotene hydroxylase, giving the protein MQLAQPLPSVPRELLKPHGGMNINVLMFISAIALIIFSVCGYWLWNWYHWCCFFCTVLALHLAGTIIHDASHNSAHRNRTLNAILGHGSALMLGFAFPVFTRVHLQHHAHVNDPKNDPDHFVSTGGPLWLIAARFFYHEIYFFKRRLWQKNELWEWFFSRLFLFTVVFLSVQYGFLGYVLNYWFSPALVVGLALGLFFDYLPHRPFQERDRWKNSRVYPGRLLNILICGQNYHLIHHLWPSIPWYKYQTAYYATKPLLDAKGCDQSLGLLQAKNFWGFLYDIFLGIRFHHSQ
- a CDS encoding quinone-dependent dihydroorotate dehydrogenase, whose product is MLNLTKPIYPLFFSLLKHNPEAAHQRLLELLVKVDHNRDRSWGKWLETQLRESFCYQDSRLEQQLWGLQFSNPFGLAPGFDKDGVVARMWSNFGFGFAELGAVTLHPQPGNPPPRMFRLPLDKATLNRMGANNQGAQVIAQRLTQVSPSIPIGINLCKSKITPLEDAAEDYLGSFRYFRDCANYFVVNVSSPNTPGLRSLQATAQLEGIIATLVEENQGRHPILVKISPDLELEEISAIINLAQQYQLAGLVATNTTINKSGLKTQIINGNPITEEAGGISGLPLKERSTEIIRFIWQQTQGKLPIIGVGGIFTPEDAWAKISAGASLLQVYTGWIYQGPWLVKEILQGLVQRMEAKGFSHLNQAIGHENHPI
- the hpnH gene encoding adenosyl-hopene transferase HpnH, which codes for MAIQWEQALGVGTYILKQRLQGRKRFPLVLMLEPLFRCNLACSGCGKIQHPTEILRKNLTPEECFNAVEECGAPVVSIPGGEPLLHPQIDEIVEGLVARKKFVYLCTNGILLEKSLSKFEPSPYLTFSVHLDGLQEWHDRCVDRQGVFDVAVKAIRTAKAKGFRVTTNTTVFDGVDPQQMQEFFDFVQGLGVDGMMISPGYSYEWAPDQEHFLNREQTRALFRQILQPWKSGQKNWNFNHNPLFLDFLLGEKEYDCTPWGSPSYSVLGWQKPCYLLNEGYYRTFKELLEETNWDNYGQASGNPKCANCMVHCGYEPTAAVDALQPTNMGRAISSLFS
- the mgtE gene encoding magnesium transporter, with translation MTESNRGDRQELREIVREQLQILLEKNNYQGAKSLLIPVQPVDIAEAIEGLPESMQAIAFRLLPKIVAIDVYEHLDSSVQFSLLQKFKHQEVLDIVDQMSPDDRAKLFDELPAKVVGRLYTQLSPREREATALLLGYDEHTAGRIMTPEYISLKENLTAAQAIERIRGLASTSEVVYYIYVIDVSRHLVGTLSLRDLVIALPEQRLNEIMTTDLVSVETDTDQEEVGRLIQRYDLLALPVVDHEKRLVGVVTVDDILDILQQEATEDIYALGGLQSDKDNYFQLNLLTVARKRVTLLFVLLLINTITATIINSQQDFLQQAVALTAFIPLLIGTGGSVGAQSSTVVIRGLNTEQIKALGTTQVILREALAGALLGLVLGSVATVWAYFLQGNLMVAFSVGISLVAIAILASVSGSCLPFLFRTFGFDPALMSAPFITTAVDVLGVLIYFQIAKTILHLG